One Phocaeicola dorei genomic region harbors:
- a CDS encoding L-fucose/L-arabinose isomerase family protein — MKNKKKMCFGVIIGTRAYFNSELAKDVRKQLLETLTKEGYDYVILPEDATPTGSSSIETREDGLKCAKLFRENRERIDGIIVSLPNFGFEIGIINAISVADLNVPVLVQACDDENDKVDLDSRRDAFCGKISVCNNLYQYGIPFTDTTLHTYSIYSDLLAADINKFAAICRVVNGLRHARIGAIGTRPAGFQTVRASEKLLQASGITVIPVDLSEILAAAHKIEDTDEVLQAKLKEIRQYAVVPEQYSDKLVLQAKFGVAVEKWMEANEIDAVAIQCWDSLEQNYGCAACVTMSMLSEKLIPAACEVDIAGAVSMYALTLASGCPSALLDWNNNFAEDRNKCVCTHCGNFPKSFVMNELKLGTLGVLGRTLGKVHTFGAVYGKVKQGDFTFFRISTDDTKGCIKSYLGKGDLTDDPYGMDGCIAVTKVDNLQPLMKYICKNGFEHHVAMCRGNVKDILAEAIETYLNWNIYIHE; from the coding sequence ATGAAAAACAAGAAGAAAATGTGTTTTGGTGTTATCATTGGAACACGCGCTTATTTTAACTCGGAATTAGCAAAAGACGTTCGCAAACAATTGCTGGAAACACTGACAAAAGAAGGGTATGACTATGTCATTCTTCCCGAAGACGCTACGCCGACAGGCAGTAGCAGTATCGAAACAAGAGAAGATGGCTTGAAGTGTGCTAAATTGTTCCGTGAGAATCGGGAACGTATAGATGGAATCATTGTTTCACTGCCCAATTTCGGTTTTGAAATCGGTATCATCAATGCCATCAGTGTGGCCGATCTGAATGTGCCTGTTTTGGTTCAGGCATGTGATGACGAGAATGATAAAGTTGATTTGGATAGCCGTCGTGACGCATTCTGTGGTAAGATTTCCGTATGCAATAACTTGTATCAGTACGGCATTCCTTTTACTGATACCACCCTTCATACTTATTCTATTTATTCTGATTTGCTGGCTGCCGATATCAATAAATTTGCAGCTATCTGCCGTGTAGTTAATGGTCTTCGTCATGCTCGTATCGGTGCTATCGGTACTCGTCCCGCAGGATTCCAGACGGTTCGTGCCAGTGAGAAGCTGTTGCAGGCATCGGGTATTACAGTCATTCCGGTAGACCTTTCCGAGATTTTGGCTGCTGCCCATAAGATTGAGGATACCGATGAGGTATTGCAGGCCAAACTGAAAGAAATCAGACAGTATGCTGTTGTTCCTGAACAATACAGTGATAAGCTGGTTTTGCAGGCTAAATTTGGTGTGGCCGTAGAAAAATGGATGGAGGCCAATGAAATTGATGCTGTAGCTATCCAGTGTTGGGACTCTTTGGAACAAAACTACGGTTGTGCGGCTTGTGTGACTATGAGTATGTTGAGTGAGAAACTAATTCCTGCTGCCTGTGAAGTGGATATTGCCGGTGCAGTATCTATGTATGCGTTGACTTTGGCTTCCGGGTGTCCGTCGGCGCTGCTTGACTGGAACAATAACTTTGCCGAAGATCGTAACAAGTGCGTATGTACACATTGTGGTAACTTCCCTAAATCATTTGTAATGAATGAATTGAAGTTAGGAACATTAGGAGTATTGGGTAGAACCTTGGGTAAAGTACACACTTTCGGTGCCGTTTACGGTAAAGTAAAACAGGGTGATTTTACATTCTTCCGTATCTCGACAGATGATACGAAGGGTTGTATCAAGTCTTATTTGGGTAAAGGTGACCTGACTGATGATCCATACGGAATGGATGGTTGTATAGCAGTAACCAAGGTGGATAATCTGCAGCCGCTTATGAAATATATCTGTAAGAATGGATTCGAACATCACGTGGCTATGTGCCGTGGCAATGTGAAAGATATTCTGGCAGAAGCTATTGAAACTTATCTGAACTGGAATATCTATATTCACGAATAA
- the glpK gene encoding glycerol kinase GlpK, translating into MISKIITIDQSTSATKAMLFSESCELLHRVNIEHQQFYPQLGWVEHDAEEIYKNTIEAIHCLLEKEEVNGKDISYSLAITNQRETVVVWNKRTGKPVYHAVVWQCQRGAAICKELKDKGYSGLVQRKTGLLIDPYFSASGAKWILDNVENARELAEKGDLLMGTIDSWLIWKLTEGRNHLTDYTNASRTMLFNIHTLDWDEELLKLFTIPRSMMPEALPCDAIFGETTIEGLFKSPIQIAGVLGDSHGALTGQMCFEAGMGKVTYGTGSSVMVNIGEEAVTAPEGLVTSVGFSALGKVYYAFEGNIHCTGATIKWMVEKLGLVDSFNQIETLATSVKNNDGVYLVPAFTGLGAPWWKPDAKAAIWGMTLNAGKAHVLRAGLESIAYQVKDLIDMMTRQAGIELKALRVDGGPTKNQFLMQFQADMLQAVINRSEIEEASALGAVVMNGFARKKWTSFQEAAAMRTIDNCITPCMEEKELQSLYSGWREAVKKVIGQNN; encoded by the coding sequence ATGATTAGCAAAATAATTACCATAGACCAAAGTACTTCGGCGACAAAAGCTATGCTGTTCTCTGAAAGTTGCGAATTGTTGCATCGGGTCAATATAGAGCATCAGCAATTCTATCCGCAACTAGGATGGGTGGAACACGATGCCGAAGAAATTTATAAAAATACCATAGAAGCTATACATTGTTTGCTAGAGAAGGAGGAAGTGAATGGGAAAGACATTTCTTATTCTCTTGCCATCACAAATCAGCGTGAAACGGTAGTTGTTTGGAATAAGCGGACTGGTAAACCTGTTTATCACGCCGTGGTATGGCAATGCCAGCGAGGGGCAGCTATTTGCAAGGAACTGAAAGATAAGGGATACAGCGGACTGGTACAACGGAAGACCGGATTGCTTATCGATCCTTATTTTTCTGCCAGTGGTGCTAAGTGGATATTGGATAACGTGGAAAATGCACGTGAACTGGCAGAAAAGGGTGATTTGTTGATGGGAACTATTGATTCCTGGCTGATTTGGAAACTGACCGAAGGCAGGAATCATCTGACTGATTATACGAATGCGTCGCGTACCATGCTTTTTAATATTCATACTTTAGACTGGGATGAAGAGTTGTTGAAACTCTTCACTATCCCCCGGAGTATGATGCCGGAAGCTTTGCCCTGTGATGCTATTTTTGGAGAAACAACGATAGAGGGTTTGTTCAAATCTCCGATACAAATAGCAGGTGTTTTAGGTGATTCCCATGGAGCATTAACCGGTCAGATGTGTTTTGAGGCAGGTATGGGGAAGGTGACATACGGAACAGGATCATCTGTTATGGTTAACATTGGAGAAGAGGCTGTTACTGCTCCTGAAGGGCTGGTCACGTCCGTTGGATTCTCGGCTTTAGGCAAAGTGTATTATGCTTTCGAAGGAAATATCCATTGTACCGGAGCCACTATCAAGTGGATGGTGGAGAAATTGGGATTGGTGGATTCGTTCAATCAAATTGAAACCTTAGCGACTTCGGTTAAAAACAATGATGGAGTCTATCTGGTTCCGGCTTTTACCGGATTGGGAGCTCCCTGGTGGAAACCGGATGCCAAAGCTGCCATCTGGGGAATGACACTGAATGCAGGCAAGGCACATGTGTTGCGTGCGGGATTGGAATCTATCGCTTATCAAGTGAAGGATTTGATAGACATGATGACACGGCAGGCAGGTATCGAATTGAAAGCCCTTCGTGTTGACGGAGGCCCCACGAAGAATCAGTTCCTGATGCAATTTCAGGCTGATATGTTGCAGGCTGTCATTAACCGTTCGGAAATAGAAGAAGCTTCTGCATTAGGGGCTGTTGTCATGAATGGCTTTGCCCGTAAGAAATGGACTAGTTTCCAAGAAGCTGCTGCCATGCGTACCATTGATAATTGCATTACTCCCTGTATGGAGGAAAAGGAACTTCAATCCTTGTATAGCGGATGGCGTGAAGCTGTCAAAAAAGTAATAGGACAGAATAACTAA
- a CDS encoding GRP family sugar transporter, with translation MILVDNYFLAILCCVICCACWGSWANTQKMVAAKQWSFELFYWDLTVGLFLTALLGAVTLGSMGSEGRTFFQDLAVMDWSSIQYAFLGGVVWNFGNIFLTAAIAVAGMSVGFPIGGGLAWIGGIVFNYLLISLAGQTYQGNQFLLWSGVLVIIIAILICGKAYGKLSSGKASTPKKGILLAIMAGIAIMFFYGLVVKSLDPQYVAGGTGTLTPYTGVFFFAVGILVSTPIFNTFAMKHPVEGRVVTMKDYFAGDAKTHLTGMLGGFIWMGGMVISFMGAGAANPAISYALSNAAPVVAMIWGVFVWKEFKDAPKGTDKLIVAMFALFIIGLISITLSN, from the coding sequence ATGATATTGGTAGATAATTACTTTTTGGCAATCCTCTGCTGTGTCATTTGCTGTGCCTGTTGGGGCTCTTGGGCAAATACACAGAAGATGGTCGCCGCCAAGCAATGGAGCTTTGAACTGTTTTATTGGGATTTGACCGTCGGTTTGTTCCTTACAGCTTTATTGGGGGCGGTGACTTTAGGAAGTATGGGAAGTGAAGGCCGTACCTTTTTTCAGGATTTGGCAGTCATGGACTGGTCTAGCATTCAATATGCATTCTTGGGCGGTGTTGTATGGAATTTCGGCAATATATTTCTTACAGCAGCCATTGCTGTAGCCGGAATGTCAGTAGGTTTTCCTATCGGTGGAGGCTTGGCCTGGATTGGAGGTATTGTATTCAATTATTTATTAATCTCTTTGGCCGGTCAGACCTATCAGGGAAATCAGTTTTTACTATGGAGTGGTGTGTTAGTCATCATTATCGCTATCTTGATTTGCGGAAAAGCATATGGAAAGTTATCATCCGGTAAAGCTTCCACACCCAAGAAAGGTATCTTGTTGGCTATTATGGCAGGTATTGCTATCATGTTCTTTTATGGATTGGTTGTAAAATCCCTGGATCCGCAGTATGTGGCCGGTGGAACCGGAACATTGACTCCTTATACAGGTGTGTTCTTCTTTGCGGTAGGTATATTGGTTAGTACACCGATATTTAATACATTCGCCATGAAACATCCCGTGGAAGGCAGGGTAGTGACCATGAAAGATTACTTTGCCGGTGATGCAAAGACTCATCTCACAGGGATGCTGGGAGGTTTTATATGGATGGGTGGCATGGTGATTAGTTTTATGGGAGCCGGTGCTGCCAATCCGGCTATCTCATACGCCCTTAGCAACGCGGCCCCTGTGGTGGCCATGATATGGGGAGTCTTTGTCTGGAAGGAGTTTAAAGATGCTCCGAAAGGAACTGATAAACTGATTGTGGCTATGTTTGCTTTGTTTATTATCGGCTTAATAAGCATAACTTTGTCGAATTGA